One segment of Triticum aestivum cultivar Chinese Spring chromosome 2A, IWGSC CS RefSeq v2.1, whole genome shotgun sequence DNA contains the following:
- the LOC123190763 gene encoding flavonol 3-O-glucosyltransferase UGT89B1, giving the protein MATERPSTPHLLVVPFPAQGHALPLLDLAALLASRGLRLTVVTTPANAPLLSPLLATHPGSVQPLVLPFPAHPSLPPGLENTRSCPPSYFPVFIHALAALRQPVLAWARSHPHPVAAVVSDFFCAWTQPLAAELGVPRIVFSPSGVLGTAVPHSLFRRLVKRPSDADDGFGVSFPAIPGEPAFQWREISGMYRGYMEGQVGEQVGEAVRQNFLWNLESWGFVSNTFRALEGRYLDSPLEDLGYKRVWAVGPLAPETSSSGDRGGDAALVAGGLGAWLDGFPQGSVVYVCFGSQAVLTPAVATALAEALERSAVPFLWAAGDGAVLPEGFEARAEAARCRMVVRGWAPQVAILRHAAVGWFMTHCGWNSVLEAAAAGVPMLAWPMTADQFVNARLLEDEARVAVRACAGGIGVAPDSGELAAVLAGAVGEGGSAARARAKELAAEAASATKEGGSSREDLERLLLEMQKL; this is encoded by the coding sequence ATGGCGACGGAGCGGCCGTCAACGCCGCacctcctcgtcgtccccttcccgGCGCAGGGCCACGCTCTGCCGCTGCTCGACCTGGCCGCGCTGCTCGCGTCCCGCGGCCTCCGCCTCACCGTAGTCACCACGCCCGCCAACGCGCCgctcctctcccctctcctcgcCACCCACCCCGGCTCCGTCCAGCCCCTCGTGCTCCCCTTCCCCGCGCACCCCTCCCTCCCGCCGGGGCTCGAGAACACCAGGAGCTGCCCGCCCTCCTACTTCCCCGTCTTCATCCACGCGCTCGCCGCGCTCCGCCAGCCCGTCCTCGCGTGGGCCAGGTCGCACCCTcaccccgtcgccgccgtcgtgtCCGACTTCTTCTGCGCGTGGACGCAGCCCCTCGCGGCGGAGCTCGGCGTGccccggatcgtcttctcgccctCGGGCGTCCTCGGCACCGCCGTCCCGCACTCGCTGTTCCGTCGGCTGGTCAAGCGGCCGTCGGATGCCGATGACGGGTTCGGCGTCTCGTTCCCGGCGATTCCCGGCGAGCCGGCGTTTCAGTGGAGGGAGATCTCCGGGATGTACAGGGGCTACATGGAAGGCCAGGTGGGGGAGCAGGTCGGCGAGGCCGTGAGGCAGAACTTCCTCTGGAACCTGGAGAGCTGGGGGTTTGtgtcgaacaccttccgtgcgCTCGAGGGGAGGTACCTGGACTCGCCGCTCGAGGACCTGGGGTACAAGCGCGTGTGGGCGGTGGGTCCGCTCGCGCCGGAGACGAGCAGCTCCGGAGATCGTGGCGGCGATGCGGCTCTTGTCGCCGGCGGTCTCGGGGCGTGGCTGGACGGCTTCCCGCAGGGCTCGGTCGTGTACGTGTGCTTCGGCAGCCAGGCCGTGCTGACCCCGGCCGTGGCGACGGCCCTAGCCGAGGCGCTGGAGCGCAGCGCCGTCCCGTTCCTGTGGGCCGCGGGCGACGGCGCGGTGCTCCCAGAAGGGTTCGAGGCGCGCGCGGAGGCGGCGAGGTGCCGGATGGTGGTGCGCGGGTGGGCGCCGCAGGTGGCCATCCTGCGGCACGCGGCAGTGGGGTGGTTCATGACGCACTGCGGCTGGAACTCGGTGctggaggcggcggcagcgggcgtGCCCATGCTGGCGTGGCCGATGACGGCGGATCAGTTCGTGAACGCGCGGCTGCTCGAGGACGAGGCGCGCGTCGCGGTGCGCGCGTGCGCGGGCGGGATCGGCGTGGCCccggactccggcgagctcgcggccGTGCTGGCCGGCGCTGTCGGGGAGGGAGGGAGCGCCGCGCGGGCGCGCGCCAAGGAGCTCGCGGCGGAAGCGGCCAGCGCGACCAAGGAAGGCGGGAGCTCGCGCGAGGATCTGGAGCGGCTGCTGCTAGAGATGCAGAAGCTTTGA